In a single window of the Dreissena polymorpha isolate Duluth1 chromosome 3, UMN_Dpol_1.0, whole genome shotgun sequence genome:
- the LOC127871146 gene encoding uncharacterized protein LOC127871146, translated as MRFSKPRDGQLEDLERLFLSHHRVCDFLRDSFNDFDASICDWMYQSEYIEGGIKPELIYSPGIQDCEWYRSQLSNEGAKKELKNKPPGAFLVRQATTNTAEPGGSLHVFTLEFVDEHGRIKKLMIMKTGDVYHFKEFLTQKHEIQTFETVSDLVAKVLTSGLEIKDSRTKLLTIFHVKPVWRNT; from the exons ATGAGATTTTCTAAACCAAGAG ATGGACAACTTGAAGATTTAGAAAGATTGTTTCTTAGCCACCATAGGGTTTGCGATTTTCTGCGTGACTCGTTTAATGACTTCGATGCCTCGATTTGTGACTGGATGTACCAGAGCGAATACATCGAGGGAGGAATTAAACCAG agtTGATTTACTCGCCAGGCATTCAAGATTGTGAATGGTACCGTTCACAGCTTTCGAATGAAGGAGCCAAAAAGGAACTAAAAAATAAACCT CCGGGAGCATTTCTTGTGAGACAGGCTACAACAAATACTGCTGAACCGGGCGGATCGCTGCACGTGTTCACACTGGAGTTTGTAGACGAACACGGCCGTATCAAGAAACTGATGATAATGAAAACTGGTGACGTGTACCATTTCAAGGAATTCTTGACGCAGAAACATGAGATTCAG ACATTCGAAACCGTATCTGACCTCGTGGCCAAAGTTCTTACAAGTGGATTAGAAATCAAAGACTCCAGAACAAAACTATTGACTATATTTCATGTAAAACCGGTTTGGCGCAATACATAA